From Xanthomonas citri pv. mangiferaeindicae:
AGCGAACCAGCGACCGACCTTCAGTTCCTGGATCGCCACACCCCACTGGAAGTACAGCGCGAACACCGGCGCGATCAGCGGCTGCAGCAGGTAGAACGGCTTCCAGCGCTGCTCGGGAAAGATCCGCAGCAGGCCGTAACCGATGTCGTCGTCCATGCCGCGCACATTGGTGTACGTGTGATGGCGGTAGTTGTGCGAATGCCGCCAGTTGTCGCCGGTCGCGACGATGTCCCACTCGTACCGCTGGCCCTCGAGCTGCGGATCGCCCATGAAGTCGTACTGGCCGTGCATCACGTTGTGCCCGACCTCCATGTTCTCCAGGATCTTGGCCAGCGCCAGCAACAGCACGCCCAGCGGCCACGCCGCCCACAGCACCCACGGCACGAACGCGCCGGCGACCGCACCGAGCATCAACAGCGCGCGACCGGCCAGGCCCGTCCAGCGCACCGCAGCAACGATCCGACGGATGTAGTCGGCATCGACCTTGCCCACCTGCGCCATCGTGCGCGTGTGCAGCGCATCGAGTTCGGCGCCGAAGGCTTCGAGTTCCTGCGCGCCCAATCGGCGGGCGGTGGTCTTGGACATCAGGGAGCTCCGCAAATTTCTACAGATCGAGAACGAGATCGGTGACCGCGCTGCTGACACACAGCTTCAGCGCAGCCGAGGGCTCGCCGTGGACGTGACCGGTGCGCAGGTCGCGCGCAGCGCCTGCGGCCTTACCGCAGGCGCAGGTGTTGCAGATGCCCATGCGGCAGCCCGACCGGGGCTTGAGCCCCTCGGCTTCGAGGGCGGCAAGCAGGTTGGTGCCGCGCGGCAGTACAAGCGCGCGTCCGCTGCGCGCCAACTGCACCGACACCGTGCCGGCATCGTCGACCGGCGGGCTTGGCGGCGGTGTAAAGGCTTCGCTACGCAACAGCGGCACGCGCCCGTCGAGCAGCGTCTGCGCGGTGGCGACAAAGCCGCCGGGCCCGCAGGCATAGACCTGGCGCTGCGCAAGATCGGGCACCAGCGTGTCCAACAACGCAGCATCGATGCGGCCCGCCGTTTCGTCGTCGGCCGCTGGCACTTCGCCCGTCAGGAGGAAGCGCACGTCGAATCCGGCATGGCGTGCGGCCAAGGTCCTGAGTTCCGCGACGAAACAGGCCTGCGCGCGATGACGCACCCAGTACAACAGCGTGACCGGCACCGGCATGTCCTGCGCGGCGAGTTGCCGGATCAGCGCCATCATCGGCGTGATCCCGCTGCCGGCCGCCAGCAGCAGCCAACTGCCCTGCGGCACCTCGGACAGCACCAGGTCGCCGAAGCCCGGACCAATATCGAACACGTCGCCACGCCGTGCGCGCTCGAGCAGATGCCCGCTGACGCGGCCGCCCTCGACCTGCTTGACCGTGATCGTCAGCCGGCCATCGGCCGCGACCGGCGCATCGAGGCTGTAGCTGCGCGTGATGCGCACGCCGTCGATCTCGACGCCGAGATTCACGTGCTGGCCCGGCTGCGCCCCCGTCCAGTGGCGATTGGGCTGCAAGGTCAGCGTGACCGCTCCGTCGGCGGCCGGCACCCGGCCGACGACCCGTGCAAGCGGCCGCTCCCAGGTCCACGTGGGATGCAGCCGGCGGGCCCAAAAGTCGAACACCGGGGGTGCGACGAAGGGCGCGGCAAGCCGACGAAGCGGGCTGCGCGGGCGGGAGACAAGCGGGGAGACGGCGGACATGGCGCGACTGTACAGGCATCCGCACAGGCGTGTATACAGTTGTGCATTAATTGTTCAGCGCGCCGTCTCCCGCGGTCAGGCGGACGTTCCGGCTGCACTGTTATGCTGGTCGCCCGCTTCACCTGGCTTCCCCTTTGACCGTCACCGCTCCCGCGCCCGCCGGCGATCCCGCCGCTCAGGACGGTCAACCCGGCCGCAAGCCGACCATCGTCCGCGATGACCTGATCGCCGCAACGCTGCGCCTGATCGGTCCGCACCGCAGCGTTTCGACGCTGAGCCTGCGCGAAGTCGCGCGCGAAGCCGGCATCGCCCCGAATAGCTTCTATCGCCAGTTCCACGACATGGACGAACTGGCCGTCGCGCTGATCGACCAGGCCGGCGAATCCCTGCGCCGCATCGTCGGCGACGCCCGCAAGCGCGCGGTCTCGGGCCGCAGCATCGTCCGCGGTTCGCTGGAGGCGTTCATGGAACGCCTGCGCGCAGACGACAAACTGCTGCATGTGTTGCTGCGCGAAGGCACTGTGGGCTCGGACGCGTTCAAGCGCGCGGTGGATCGGCAATTGCATTTCTTCGAGGACGAACTGCGCGCCGATCTGGTGCGCATCGCCGCCGCGCAAGGCGCGGCCTTCCACGAACCCGCGCTGGTGGCCCGGGCGATCACCCGCCTGGTGTTCGCGCTGGGCGGCACCGCGCTCGACTCTCCGCCCGAACGCGACGACGCCCTGGTCGACGATCTCGCGAAGATGATCCGCATGCTGCTGCGTGGCGCCGCCGCCGTCGGCGCCGATCGCGCGCACCGCGGCTAGCGCGCGCGCAGAGCCCTGCCCCCACCCGCCGCAAGCGCGGTGACCTCCCCGCAGGCGGGGGAGGTGATCTGCGCGCGGCGGTGTTTTTGCTCCTTCCCCGCTTGCGGGGGAAGGTTGGGATGGGGGCCGCCTTGCCCGAAGCGCTCAACCAGCCACCCGCACCACCTACAACCCTCCTTCACACCCGCTGATAGACGCTGGCTGCTCCTTCGCTTCTGTCCGGTATCACGCTCCGCTGCCGGCGCTCCCGATCCCGATGGCCGCAGTCGCTCCCCTGCTCCGCACGTCGCCGATGCCGACCGTACCGGCATCGACGCCACGTCCGCAGGCGCCGCCCTCCCGCTTTGCGGACGGCGACCCCGGCGCGGTGCTGCGGGCAGCGCGCGATGCGCTGGCGGCAGGGACGCGCCCGGTGCTGGCGATCGTTGTCGAGACCGAGGGCTCGACCTATGCCGCGCCTGGCACGCTCGCGCTGTTCGGCGAGGCTCTGCAGCACGGCTGGATCAGCGGCGGGTGTCTGGAACCCGAGATCGCGCGCTTGGCGATGGAGGCCGCGGACGGCAAACGCATCGGCTGGCTGGAGATCGACACCACCGACGATGGTGCGCTGTTCCTGGGCTCGGCCGTGGGCTGTCGCGGCCGCCAGCTGATCGCCTTGTTGCCGCTCGCTGCGCTAGACGACATCGACACCGCAGTGCAGGCCTGGCTCGCCGAACACCAGGACCTGACGATCACGCTCGATCGCGAAGGCGCCATCGACTGGCGCATCGGCGCACGCCGATGGCATTGGCGCCTGCCCAGCGGGCCGGTGCCGCCCTCCGAAGTGGACCTCTGGCCAATCAGCGTGCGACGCATGCCGTTCGCGCTCGTACTCGGCACCGGGCCGGAAACGCCGGTACTCGTGCCCATGCTGCGCACGCTGGGCTGGCGTGTGGTCATCGCCGAGGCCCGCCCCGCCTGGCGCGCCCGCGTCGCGCCGGACATCGACGTGATCGAGGTCCCCCCCACCGCCGCGATCACCGCCCACGCCGATGCCGACGTCGCGCTGGTCATGCACCACGGCTTCGAGGCCGACCGCGATGCACTCGAAGCACTGGCGGCCTCACACATTCCCTTCATCGGCCTGCTCGGGCCCGAGCGTCGGCGTCGCGACCTGTTCAAGTTGCTGCGCGCTCAAGATCGCGACGCGCTCGCCGAGCGCCTGCAGTCGCCGGTCGGTGTTCCCGGCTGCGGCCGCGGCGCGGCGGCGATTGCGTTGAGCATCGCCACGCAACTGCAGCTCTGGCGCGGCGCACACGCGTAGGCGCCCACAATTGCATGTCACGGTCGCGGTCTACACGCGCCGAATCAACGCCCGCGAGCATGCAGGCCCCTGTGCAGCTGAGATCGGTGGCGGTCGCGACCGGTGGCCCCCCACCGC
This genomic window contains:
- a CDS encoding TetR family transcriptional regulator, whose amino-acid sequence is MTVTAPAPAGDPAAQDGQPGRKPTIVRDDLIAATLRLIGPHRSVSTLSLREVAREAGIAPNSFYRQFHDMDELAVALIDQAGESLRRIVGDARKRAVSGRSIVRGSLEAFMERLRADDKLLHVLLREGTVGSDAFKRAVDRQLHFFEDELRADLVRIAAAQGAAFHEPALVARAITRLVFALGGTALDSPPERDDALVDDLAKMIRMLLRGAAAVGADRAHRG
- a CDS encoding acyl-CoA desaturase; translated protein: MSKTTARRLGAQELEAFGAELDALHTRTMAQVGKVDADYIRRIVAAVRWTGLAGRALLMLGAVAGAFVPWVLWAAWPLGVLLLALAKILENMEVGHNVMHGQYDFMGDPQLEGQRYEWDIVATGDNWRHSHNYRHHTYTNVRGMDDDIGYGLLRIFPEQRWKPFYLLQPLIAPVFALYFQWGVAIQELKVGRWFAGKMPKGKLARDFAPVGRKMGRQLLKDYVLFPALAGPFFLPVLLGNLVANGLRNIWTFVVIFCGHFTADAEVFPKDCLRQETRGHWYLRQLRGSSNIGGGRLMHLLTGNLSHQIEHHFYPDVPAHRYGAMAVEVREICARYGQPYNTGSLLRQFGQVTWRIVRHAFPSRPRRAPAPRVGAPQQA
- a CDS encoding oxidoreductase, with amino-acid sequence MSAVSPLVSRPRSPLRRLAAPFVAPPVFDFWARRLHPTWTWERPLARVVGRVPAADGAVTLTLQPNRHWTGAQPGQHVNLGVEIDGVRITRSYSLDAPVAADGRLTITVKQVEGGRVSGHLLERARRGDVFDIGPGFGDLVLSEVPQGSWLLLAAGSGITPMMALIRQLAAQDMPVPVTLLYWVRHRAQACFVAELRTLAARHAGFDVRFLLTGEVPAADDETAGRIDAALLDTLVPDLAQRQVYACGPGGFVATAQTLLDGRVPLLRSEAFTPPPSPPVDDAGTVSVQLARSGRALVLPRGTNLLAALEAEGLKPRSGCRMGICNTCACGKAAGAARDLRTGHVHGEPSAALKLCVSSAVTDLVLDL